Part of the Candidatus Edwardsbacteria bacterium genome is shown below.
AAGGCTGCCTGGACCGTATTCGGACAGAACTTCTGGCTGGGCCTGGCCATGGCTCCCTTGATAGCCGCCAAGGCGGCAGCCGATATCGCCCGGGTTACGTCCACCAGTGACGGCGGTATCGTTTCTTCGGGGAATAATATCAGCGTGCCCACCGGCGGCGGGGCCTCGTATCCGGCCGCGCAAGAACGGCCGGCCGATCGCTCCTCGACCAACAACATCTATTATTTCGGATCGCTGTGGGGCGCACTGGAAGATGCGCAGAAGGACGCGCTGGCCCGGGGACTTCTTCCTGCCCTCAATAAAGCCGCCTACGATGGAGTGCAGTAATGAGCAACCCGATGATCCTATCCGACAACCTGTTCGATGACGCCGGCACTCTGTCCGCCAGCGACACCGACACCGATGCCGCCTACAGCGTGGACAACATCAAGGACCTGCGTCCATACACCTGGTGGAAGGCGGCCAACGCCACCACCGGGGCCAAGTGGATCAAGATAGCCCTGACCACGGCCGCTACCGCCGACTCCATAGGGATCATCGGGCATAATTTATTTTCGGCCGGGGTGTTCAGCTTTAAGCTACAGCATTCGCCCGACGATTCCACCTGGACGGATGTTGTCAGCCTGGATAAGAATGATGAGGAATTGCAGTCCGACAAGGCATTCTTCGTCACCTTTACCGCTCCGGCCGTTAAAGGTTATTGGCGGGTGCTTATAGAGGACGACACCGGCGCGGGATATACCGCAGTTCCGCAGATAGCCGTTATCATGGTGGGCGCCAGGATAGACATGCCCACCAGCCCGGACACTCCGTTCGATCCCGGCAAGGAAAAGGCCTCGGCCTCGGTTGTCAGCAACGGTGGGAATCTGCTGGGATCGGTATACCGCTTTACCACCACCAGGATCACGGCCGTATTCGCCCAGCTTACCAGGACCTTTGTCTGGAACACCCTGTATCCCTGGTGGACCAGCCACGCAAAATTAGGCAAGCCGTTCTTCTTCGTGTGGGATTATGCCAATTATGCCACCGATGTCCGCTGGGTAAAATTGGTTGACGGAGCGCAGTTCGAACGGCCGCTGTCACGGGGAACGTATGTGGATTCCTTCACCCTGGACATGGAAGGAATGCTGGAGGAATAATGAGCTATAACGATCTGAAAAATGCGATCGGGCGGACGCCGGTATATTACGTGGTGATCACCCAGGATCTGTGTTCCCGCACTTTCGGATCGTCTCCCTGCCTGGCCACCGGAACAAAGTGCTATAACACCTTCGCCACCTGCAAATATTTAACGGCCTACGACAAGACCACCCGGGATTATAAGTTCAGCTCCCACGGGGCCCCGCTGCCGGCCAAGGCCGGAGAACGCCCCTATATCAAGTCCATCCGGTTCATCCCGGCCGAGATCAAATCCAGCCTCACCGTCACCGAACGGGTGAACATCGCCATGTACGACGAGCCGGACACCGATGTCGGCATTGATCCCTACGTCTCCACCAGGTCCAGCGTCCAGGGGACATTTTGGAAAAAGTGGATCGCCCGCAACCCGAATTACAAGGGCCGGAAAATAGAGATCTACCAGGGATTCAACGGGCTGGCGATAGGCGATTTTGCCTTGCGGTTCTCCGGACTGATGGAGAACATCTCCATCAACCGGGACGGGGCCATAAACATCGAGTGCGTCGACAAGCTGGCCAAACTTAAAGAGGTCAGCATTCCGGCGGCCTGCACGGCCAGCGTAAAGTTTTATGTCTCCGGGCTGACCATTGCCATCAACGAAACGCTGGCGGCCGACATAGAAAACATCCCGGCCGGCGGAGGGTATATCCGCATCGGCGACCAGATCGTCAAATATACCACCTTTGCCTGGTATCCCTCGGTGGCCTACGCGCCCGGGTACTATGCCTTCACCGGGTTGACCTTCGGCCAGTTCGACACCACCTACGTCCAGCCGGTGGCCGGGGACAAGATATCGCTGGTGAATTATTTTGCTCCGGACCATCCCTTTGACCACTTAGACACTCTGATAAAGCTGGCCGGCTACACCGACGCCGACATCGACCTGCCCGCCTTTGCCGTCTGGGATATCAGCACCAACATCAACGGCTGGCGCGACTACCCGGAAGACGACATGGACTTTTCGGCGGTGATCGCCGAAGATGCCAAGGTCAGCGACCTGATAATGGAGATCGCCGAAATGCTGGATGCCCGGATCTGGGTGAACGAGAATTCCAAGATCACCATCGTCCGCAACCTGCCCAACAAACCCGGCCGGACTTATAAGACCATCACCGACGCCGCCAACATCGCCCTGAACAGCGATTCGGTGGACCTGGCCATGTCCGCCCGGC
Proteins encoded:
- a CDS encoding discoidin domain-containing protein, producing MSNPMILSDNLFDDAGTLSASDTDTDAAYSVDNIKDLRPYTWWKAANATTGAKWIKIALTTAATADSIGIIGHNLFSAGVFSFKLQHSPDDSTWTDVVSLDKNDEELQSDKAFFVTFTAPAVKGYWRVLIEDDTGAGYTAVPQIAVIMVGARIDMPTSPDTPFDPGKEKASASVVSNGGNLLGSVYRFTTTRITAVFAQLTRTFVWNTLYPWWTSHAKLGKPFFFVWDYANYATDVRWVKLVDGAQFERPLSRGTYVDSFTLDMEGMLEE